Genomic window (Leptospira bouyouniensis):
TCCATAAGAGCGACAGCAATGGCATCACCTAAAACAAGAGCAATGGTTGTACTGGAAGTAGGTGCAAGGTCTAAGGGACATGCTTCTTTTAATACAGGTGTGATAATAACCACATCCGATAGTTCCGCTAACTTTGATTTGGGGTTTGCTGTGATGCCAACAATCTTAGCTCCAATTTTTCGAAGAGTAGGTAGAATGTAATTGAGTTCTTCCGATTCACCACTTTTTCCTATGGCAAGGACAACATCGTCAGGGCCAACAATTCCAGAATCTCCGTGGGATGCATCTGTTGGGTGTAAAAAATAAGCAGATGTCCCGGTAGAAGAGAGAGTGTGGGAAATCTTTTTTGCTATATCACCTGATTTACCAACACCTGTGACAATTACCTTTCCATTTGATTTTAATATCAAATCGATACAATCCTTAATAGAAGGATCCAATTGCTCTCGGAAGTGAACAAGTGATGATATTTCATCATCTAAAGCTTGTTTGACGATTGATAACGTATCTTTTTTGATCATGTGATTAATTCCTCCCATGCCAAGTGATCGATGTTAATTTCATATGAGAAAATTGTCTCTACACCTGGAATTCGTAGTACAACAAGCGTTTTGTTTTTTACTTTTAGGATTTCCATTGTTTTGCCTCTAAATGAGCCTTCTATGATGCGAACCAATTTGCCTTTTTGTAATAATAATTCTGGGTTCATTTTTAATGATTCCGCATACTCTTGGAGCCCTTTTTCCAAGACATCCAAATCGTTTTGCTCCACAATTGCTGGTTGGCCTTTATGATAAACAAATTGTAGTGAACCAGGCAATTGTAGGACTTTATTTTTATCCTGCCAAAACACAATCTTCACAAAAATATATGAAGGCAAAATTGGAACATGGACCCATTTAAATCGATCTGTCCATTTTTTCCTTTCTTTTCGAATTGGTAAGTAGTTTTCAATATTGTACTTACGAAGGTGTTCACTTAGTTTTTTTTCTGCCCGAGGTTTGGTATAAACGATATACCAAGCACTTTCTTCGGAATGTGGATTAGTCTCGGACATCTAAACGGAACCTAATGGGTAAAACAAATTCTTTGCCTTTGGTGTATTGGAACTTCCATTCGGAAAGTTGTCGTCGCACCTGTTGATCAAAAACCGCATACCTACATGCCGTGACCACTGCAATTTTTTCCAAACTGCCATCTTCTTTCACGGAAAGTTGATACACACAATGATCTTCCAATTTTTGTTCCAATGCTAAACTGGGGTAACTGAGACAATTTTGGAATTCCGATATTTCATCTTCTGTGGTTTTGGTTCCATCGTTTGGAGAATGATTTGTTGGATTAGATTCCTTACTTTCTCCTATCCCGGTAGAAAATTGGAGTTGGAAAGTGGAAAAACTTCCACCTTCCTTGAGTTTGATGTGAGTCGAATCTATGTCACTTCGGTTGCCCAAAGCCAAATAAGATAAAATGATGAGGAGATGCACCCCAATGCTAAGGATGATCGCCTTATATTTGGGTCCTTCAAAGAGTAAATGCATTCCAAGTTCATGAAAAACTTTATTGGAGAGAATGCAATCTCCATTTTCATTGTCCGTATATGCCATC
Coding sequences:
- a CDS encoding UpxY family transcription antiterminator yields the protein MSETNPHSEESAWYIVYTKPRAEKKLSEHLRKYNIENYLPIRKERKKWTDRFKWVHVPILPSYIFVKIVFWQDKNKVLQLPGSLQFVYHKGQPAIVEQNDLDVLEKGLQEYAESLKMNPELLLQKGKLVRIIEGSFRGKTMEILKVKNKTLVVLRIPGVETIFSYEINIDHLAWEELIT
- a CDS encoding KpsF/GutQ family sugar-phosphate isomerase, producing the protein MIKKDTLSIVKQALDDEISSLVHFREQLDPSIKDCIDLILKSNGKVIVTGVGKSGDIAKKISHTLSSTGTSAYFLHPTDASHGDSGIVGPDDVVLAIGKSGESEELNYILPTLRKIGAKIVGITANPKSKLAELSDVVIITPVLKEACPLDLAPTSSTTIALVLGDAIAVALMELKEFKADDFALYHPAGRLGKRLSLYLSDVMRKGDRNASISIDANLEVILKEITEKGIGATGVVDGNFKLVGLITDYDIRKYLTKHTLSPNVTAKEMMNPNPNSFQPNEKAYDVLIKMEGRERPISVAPVVDEKGTFVGMISLHDLLQKGL
- a CDS encoding LIC_10042 family TonB-like protein yields the protein MHLLFEGPKYKAIILSIGVHLLIILSYLALGNRSDIDSTHIKLKEGGSFSTFQLQFSTGIGESKESNPTNHSPNDGTKTTEDEISEFQNCLSYPSLALEQKLEDHCVYQLSVKEDGSLEKIAVVTACRYAVFDQQVRRQLSEWKFQYTKGKEFVLPIRFRLDVRD